Proteins from a genomic interval of Deltaproteobacteria bacterium:
- a CDS encoding response regulator, with amino-acid sequence MAAKPTILIVEDEADIRELVRYHLEQEGYAVEEADSGEKALERAAAIRPALVVLDLMLPGTDGLEVCRRLRTDDTLRELPVIMLTAKGTEVDRILGLELGADDYI; translated from the coding sequence TTGGCAGCCAAGCCGACCATCCTAATCGTCGAAGACGAGGCCGACATCCGCGAGCTGGTTCGCTACCACCTCGAGCAGGAGGGCTACGCCGTGGAGGAGGCCGACAGCGGCGAGAAGGCGCTCGAGCGCGCGGCCGCCATCCGGCCGGCGCTCGTCGTCCTCGACCTCATGCTGCCGGGGACCGACGGCCTCGAGGTCTGCCGACGCCTGCGGACCGACGACACGCTCCGCGAGCTGCCCGTGATCATGCTCACCGCCAAGGGCACCGAGGTGGACCGGATCCTCGGCCTCGAGCTGGGCGCCGACGACTACATC